The following are encoded together in the Dyella terrae genome:
- a CDS encoding ExbD/TolR family protein has product MRIGNDRRQDDFEINVISLIDVLLTLLMFFVLTTTFIQHSRLQVTLPKASAEERDMQAPALTIVVDRDGHFFVGSDEVHGEGVEPLKQAIANVAGDDRERQVTIRADAMTPHQNVVIAMDALGQLGFTKLSIATTPTQSGTGP; this is encoded by the coding sequence ATGCGTATCGGTAACGACCGTCGGCAAGACGACTTCGAGATCAACGTGATCTCGCTGATCGACGTGCTGCTTACCCTGCTGATGTTCTTCGTGCTCACCACCACCTTCATCCAGCATTCGCGGTTGCAGGTGACGCTGCCCAAGGCCAGCGCGGAAGAGCGCGACATGCAGGCACCCGCGCTCACCATCGTGGTGGATCGCGACGGCCATTTCTTCGTCGGCAGCGATGAAGTCCACGGCGAGGGCGTCGAGCCGCTCAAGCAGGCTATCGCCAATGTCGCCGGCGACGATCGCGAGCGTCAGGTCACCATTCGCGCGGATGCGATGACGCCGCACCAGAACGTCGTCATCGCCATGGACGCGCTGGGCCAGTTGGGCTTTACCAAGCTGTCCATCGCCACCACGCCGACCCAGTCGGGCACGGGTCCATGA
- a CDS encoding DUF6165 family protein, with protein sequence MSLIQVPVSYGELIDKITILEIKSKQITDATKLANVRTELDLLNTTWASHPASTTDISAERARLLAVNESLWDIEDRIRLKEKAQAFDAEFIELARSVYFQNDERAAVKREINVKLGSQLVEEKSYQDYRAK encoded by the coding sequence ATGAGCCTTATCCAAGTCCCGGTTTCTTACGGCGAGCTGATTGACAAGATCACCATCCTGGAAATCAAGTCCAAGCAGATCACCGACGCCACGAAGCTGGCTAACGTGCGTACCGAGCTGGATCTGCTCAACACGACCTGGGCCAGCCACCCGGCATCGACCACGGATATTTCCGCCGAACGTGCCCGCCTGCTCGCCGTCAATGAGTCGCTGTGGGATATCGAAGACCGCATCCGCCTGAAAGAAAAGGCACAGGCCTTCGACGCTGAGTTCATCGAGCTGGCTCGCTCGGTGTATTTCCAGAACGACGAGCGCGCTGCGGTGAAGCGCGAGATCAACGTCAAGCTGGGCTCGCAGCTGGTCGAAGAGAAGTCGTACCAGGACTATCGCGCCAAGTAA
- a CDS encoding glycosyltransferase family 9 protein: MPTPSSICLLRTSAIGDVTHVVPLVRTLQAAWPQVELTWIVGKLERRLVGDIPGVNFVTFDKGAGFAGMRAVGDALNGQRFDALLQMQVALRSNLLSLFVKARQRIGYDKARAKDGHGVVINERIPARTGEHVLDAMGSFCEPLGLKQTQVRWDIPIPEEAHTWAAEQLPGEQPTLLVSPTSSHSLRNWRPERYAAVMDHATTRGWRVVLVGGPSSLERGMADAVLAACRHAPVDLTGKDTLKKMMAMLVRAPMLLTPDSGPMHMANAVGCKVLGLHAASNPNRSGPYSDRRWCVDKYDEASLAFLGKSSSEIPWGAKIEKPGVMDLITVDDAVDRFEACAAHLGLA, from the coding sequence ATGCCCACACCCTCCTCCATCTGCCTCCTGCGCACGTCCGCCATCGGCGACGTAACCCACGTCGTGCCACTGGTGCGAACCCTGCAGGCAGCGTGGCCCCAGGTTGAACTCACCTGGATCGTAGGCAAGCTGGAGCGCCGACTGGTCGGCGACATCCCCGGCGTCAATTTCGTCACGTTCGATAAGGGCGCCGGTTTTGCCGGCATGCGCGCGGTCGGCGATGCACTGAACGGCCAGCGCTTCGATGCCTTGCTGCAAATGCAGGTCGCCCTGCGCTCCAACCTGCTCAGCCTGTTCGTCAAAGCCCGCCAGCGCATCGGCTACGACAAGGCGCGGGCCAAGGATGGGCATGGCGTGGTGATCAATGAGCGTATCCCCGCCCGCACCGGCGAACACGTGCTGGATGCCATGGGCAGCTTCTGCGAACCGTTGGGCCTCAAGCAGACACAGGTGCGTTGGGATATTCCGATTCCCGAGGAGGCCCATACCTGGGCCGCTGAGCAGCTACCAGGCGAACAACCCACCCTGCTGGTGAGCCCGACCTCCAGCCACTCGCTGCGCAACTGGCGCCCTGAGCGCTACGCCGCGGTCATGGACCATGCCACTACGCGCGGCTGGCGTGTGGTGCTGGTGGGTGGCCCATCCTCGCTCGAACGCGGCATGGCCGATGCCGTCCTCGCCGCATGCCGCCACGCCCCCGTCGACCTCACGGGCAAGGACACGCTGAAGAAGATGATGGCCATGCTGGTGCGTGCGCCGATGCTGCTGACGCCGGATTCCGGGCCGATGCATATGGCAAACGCGGTGGGCTGCAAGGTGCTGGGCCTGCATGCCGCCAGCAATCCAAACCGTTCCGGCCCCTATTCCGACCGGCGCTGGTGCGTGGACAAGTACGATGAGGCTTCGCTTGCCTTCCTCGGCAAGTCTTCCAGCGAGATTCCGTGGGGCGCCAAGATCGAGAAGCCCGGCGTGATGGACCTGATCACGGTTGACGACGCGGTCGACCGGTTCGAGGCGTGCGCCGCCCACCTCGGCCTGGCCTGA
- a CDS encoding lipoprotein-releasing ABC transporter permease subunit, whose product MFRPLELFIGLRYTRAKRRNQFISFISTVSIVCIAISVTALITVMSVMNGFDDELRSRILGAISHATVSGMPGQAVEEWPRAVKIAEANKHVKGAAPYVESEAFLQARRSTGGLIRGIEPAVEPKVSDIDQHMVEGKLNALTPGSWNVVLGRELAMQLGVSVGDKVIVAVPSFQSSPITGSVPSLRTFTVSGVFEMGMQEFDSGLALINMTDAERLNRLDGPTGIRLKLDDMFNAREVARELADQLGQVYRVDTWMDSHANFFAAISMEKNVMFIILSLIILVAVINLISMLMMLVTDKQADIAILRTLGSTPRSIMGMFMVQGLLVGFVGIGFGVALGSLLSWKLPAIVKWIEHVTGVTFLSPDVYYISELPSKLSASDVGWVALVTFLFSLLATLYPAWRASRTQPAQALRYE is encoded by the coding sequence ATGTTCCGACCGCTAGAGCTTTTCATTGGCCTGCGTTACACCCGCGCCAAGCGTCGCAATCAGTTCATCTCCTTCATCTCCACGGTATCCATCGTGTGCATCGCCATCAGCGTGACCGCGCTGATCACGGTGATGTCGGTGATGAACGGTTTTGATGACGAGTTGCGCTCGCGCATTCTCGGTGCGATCTCGCATGCCACCGTCTCGGGCATGCCAGGGCAGGCGGTGGAGGAATGGCCGCGCGCGGTGAAAATCGCCGAGGCGAACAAGCACGTGAAGGGCGCCGCGCCCTACGTCGAGTCGGAGGCCTTTCTTCAGGCACGCCGCTCCACGGGCGGGCTGATCCGCGGCATCGAACCGGCGGTAGAGCCCAAGGTGTCGGATATCGACCAGCACATGGTCGAGGGCAAGCTCAATGCGTTGACGCCGGGTAGCTGGAACGTTGTGCTGGGTCGCGAGCTGGCGATGCAGTTGGGTGTGTCGGTGGGCGACAAGGTTATCGTCGCAGTGCCCTCGTTCCAGTCGTCGCCGATCACTGGCAGCGTGCCCAGCTTGCGCACGTTTACCGTGTCGGGTGTATTTGAAATGGGTATGCAGGAGTTCGACTCCGGTCTGGCCCTGATCAACATGACCGACGCCGAGCGACTCAATCGCCTCGATGGCCCGACGGGTATCCGCCTGAAGCTGGACGACATGTTCAACGCGCGCGAAGTGGCGCGCGAGCTGGCCGACCAGTTGGGGCAGGTGTATCGCGTGGATACCTGGATGGACAGTCACGCCAACTTCTTCGCCGCCATTTCGATGGAGAAGAACGTGATGTTTATCATCCTCTCGCTGATCATCCTGGTTGCGGTGATCAACCTTATTTCCATGTTGATGATGCTGGTGACAGACAAGCAGGCCGACATCGCCATTCTGCGCACGCTGGGCTCCACGCCGCGCAGCATCATGGGCATGTTCATGGTGCAGGGCTTGCTGGTTGGCTTCGTTGGTATCGGCTTTGGCGTGGCGCTGGGCTCGTTGCTGTCATGGAAGTTGCCGGCGATCGTGAAGTGGATCGAGCACGTCACGGGCGTCACCTTCCTCTCGCCGGACGTTTATTACATCAGCGAGTTGCCAAGCAAACTCTCCGCCAGCGACGTGGGCTGGGTGGCTTTGGTCACTTTCCTGTTCTCGCTGCTGGCCACCCTTTATCCCGCTTGGCGCGCATCGCGCACCCAGCCTGCGCAGGCGCTGCGTTATGAATAA
- a CDS encoding DNA internalization-related competence protein ComEC/Rec2 has protein sequence MLLLGVLAVQWWVALPPAWLCGVGASVALVLFRCGRYGRALAWCLFGVAWACWRGGTAMDARLPRDREGQDVYVVGRVVDLPLVRDEATGFLLDVEEARFGSTPLALRGRVRVNWYNDAPDIPPCSRWQLTLRLKRPRGMLNPGGADSERSALERHIVAVGYVRNGAGNEQRGTPGFCVNAVRQAISHGIAARVDDPHDAALLQTFSVSDTRGLSQRDWEVARANGIPHLIAISGFHVGVAALFGVWFARFIYLLFPRLGLRLPRVQAQAALAMLVASVYGALAGFGLPTVRTLLMIGIVALARCSRRHANGPQTLAVALMAVLVADPLSALSAGFWLSFIGVAFLMACMNTRGRGLRGFLHELSSGQLVMTLSLLPLTMWFFGESSLVGALSNLIAVPFVSFVIVPVTLVGMILLGLCPPLAQPVFWCAAWLAHAQWWLLERMATWPGAHWYLPEVGGWALLFATLGALWLFMPRGMPMRWLGGLLFLPLLFPPRDVPVAGGFQLWMLDVGQGLSMLVRTEHHVLVYDAGARYPSDFDLGEAAVLPSLHALGIGRVDLIVASHADNDHAGGVPAVAAAFPEAERISGEPERLPIPMAPCEPGKRWQWDGVTVRILPSGREGGPANDRSCVLLVEGKGGRALLTGDISAAVEPAVAAAIPHGPPLVLSVPHHGSKTSSSEGFIQSTSPTLALVSAGWRSRFHHPNAAVMQRYDDAGVPWLNTATAGAIQVDLPPDGAPHVSETWRQRQSRYWRE, from the coding sequence ATGCTGTTGCTCGGCGTGCTGGCGGTGCAGTGGTGGGTCGCGCTTCCGCCCGCATGGCTCTGTGGCGTCGGTGCCTCGGTGGCCTTGGTTCTGTTTCGCTGCGGACGCTACGGGCGTGCGCTGGCATGGTGCCTGTTCGGTGTCGCCTGGGCGTGCTGGCGTGGTGGTACAGCCATGGACGCGCGGCTGCCACGTGATCGAGAGGGGCAGGATGTCTACGTCGTAGGTCGCGTTGTCGACCTGCCGTTGGTGCGCGATGAGGCTACGGGTTTCCTGCTGGACGTGGAGGAGGCCCGGTTTGGCTCGACGCCGTTGGCGTTGCGCGGCCGCGTGCGGGTGAATTGGTATAACGACGCACCTGACATCCCGCCATGCAGCCGCTGGCAACTCACCCTACGGTTGAAGCGACCGCGCGGCATGCTCAACCCAGGTGGGGCAGATAGCGAGCGCAGTGCTCTCGAACGCCATATCGTCGCCGTCGGTTACGTGCGCAACGGGGCAGGTAACGAACAACGTGGCACACCGGGTTTCTGCGTCAACGCCGTTCGCCAGGCGATCAGTCATGGCATCGCCGCGCGCGTCGATGATCCACATGATGCCGCCTTGCTGCAGACATTCTCAGTAAGTGACACGCGTGGACTCAGTCAGCGTGACTGGGAGGTGGCGCGCGCCAATGGCATTCCGCATCTCATTGCGATCTCGGGATTCCATGTGGGCGTAGCGGCGCTATTTGGCGTGTGGTTTGCGCGCTTCATCTACCTATTGTTTCCTCGGCTTGGACTGCGCTTGCCACGGGTGCAAGCACAGGCGGCGCTGGCGATGCTGGTCGCGAGCGTTTACGGCGCACTTGCCGGATTCGGCCTGCCCACGGTGCGCACGCTGCTGATGATAGGCATCGTGGCGTTGGCGCGTTGTTCCCGGCGCCACGCCAATGGTCCGCAGACGCTCGCCGTCGCGTTGATGGCCGTGCTGGTGGCCGATCCCCTGTCGGCCTTGTCGGCGGGGTTCTGGCTCTCCTTCATCGGCGTGGCGTTCCTGATGGCGTGCATGAATACGCGTGGTAGAGGGCTGCGCGGCTTCCTGCATGAATTGTCATCGGGCCAACTGGTGATGACGCTGTCGTTGCTGCCGTTGACGATGTGGTTCTTCGGCGAATCGTCGCTGGTGGGTGCCTTGTCCAACCTGATCGCCGTGCCCTTCGTCAGTTTTGTGATCGTGCCCGTGACGCTGGTGGGGATGATCCTGTTGGGCCTTTGTCCACCGTTGGCGCAGCCGGTGTTCTGGTGTGCCGCATGGCTGGCCCATGCGCAGTGGTGGTTGCTCGAGCGGATGGCGACGTGGCCGGGTGCGCACTGGTACCTGCCAGAAGTGGGCGGATGGGCCTTGTTGTTCGCCACGCTGGGCGCACTCTGGCTGTTCATGCCGCGCGGCATGCCGATGCGCTGGTTGGGCGGCCTGCTGTTCCTGCCGCTGCTGTTCCCGCCAAGGGATGTTCCTGTCGCTGGCGGGTTCCAGCTATGGATGCTCGATGTTGGCCAAGGGTTATCCATGCTGGTTCGCACCGAGCATCACGTGCTGGTCTACGACGCAGGGGCGCGCTATCCATCGGATTTCGATCTGGGCGAAGCCGCGGTGCTCCCCTCGTTACATGCACTCGGTATTGGGCGTGTAGACCTGATCGTCGCCAGTCACGCCGACAACGATCACGCCGGCGGTGTGCCCGCCGTCGCGGCGGCGTTTCCCGAGGCGGAGCGCATTTCCGGTGAACCCGAGCGGCTGCCCATTCCCATGGCGCCCTGTGAGCCGGGCAAGCGCTGGCAATGGGACGGTGTGACGGTGCGGATATTGCCGTCGGGTAGAGAGGGTGGGCCGGCGAACGACCGATCCTGCGTGCTGCTGGTGGAAGGGAAGGGCGGCCGGGCGTTGCTCACCGGCGACATCTCGGCAGCGGTCGAGCCAGCGGTGGCGGCGGCGATACCGCATGGGCCGCCGCTCGTGTTGTCGGTGCCGCATCACGGCAGCAAGACCTCGTCCAGTGAGGGGTTCATTCAGTCGACGTCGCCAACGTTGGCGCTGGTGTCGGCGGGGTGGCGAAGCCGCTTCCATCACCCCAATGCAGCGGTCATGCAGCGCTACGACGACGCGGGCGTGCCTTGGCTGAACACGGCGACCGCCGGCGCCATCCAAGTGGACCTGCCGCCGGATGGAGCGCCGCACGTCTCTGAGACTTGGCGACAGCGCCAGTCTCGTTACTGGCGCGAATGA
- the msbA gene encoding lipid A export permease/ATP-binding protein MsbA, with the protein MSEGKKKVALWDAHSRQIYKRLLGYSARYWPVILIAIVGFAVDGGALAVFTNALQPIMDTLLQQKDPYLIRWMPWWIIGIFTMRGIAILISNYGMGYVARNVVQSMQRDVFAAYLRLPASFFGSEHSGHQVSRITYTSEQVAGASTDALKVAVTESITVISMIVVMLHNSVYLTTALLILVPAIVLIASAVSRRYRMVSRRIQGMMGSVTGTVDEMIKAHREVRIYGGQKQADERFRQVSDRARYLNMKIIATSAVSGSSIQTVASVALAGMVFLASRPSQIDHISPGVFIAVLTAMGGMLSSLKRLTNVQSTMQTGISAAENLFSLMDLPPEVDHGTKVLERTKGDLRFDKVGLVYPLGEFEALAGVDLYCAPGTVTALVGRSGSGKSSLVSLLPRFNEPSSGRILLDGENYESYTLDSLRRQIAWVGQNVVLFDGTVAENIAYGELAGASEQDIIAAATAAHAMEFIAGMPEGIHSPIGEGGNRLSGGQRQRIAIARAILKNAPILVLDEATSALDTESERLIQQALQGLMRDRTTLVIAHRLSTIEHADQIAVMDHGRVVERGNHAELLAQGGQYAALHRMQFHSQPGD; encoded by the coding sequence ATGAGCGAGGGCAAGAAGAAAGTCGCCCTGTGGGACGCACATAGCCGGCAGATCTACAAGCGCTTGCTCGGCTACTCGGCCCGTTACTGGCCGGTGATCCTGATTGCCATCGTCGGCTTTGCTGTGGACGGCGGCGCGTTGGCCGTCTTCACCAACGCGCTGCAGCCGATCATGGACACGCTGCTGCAGCAGAAGGATCCGTACCTGATCCGCTGGATGCCGTGGTGGATCATCGGTATTTTCACGATGCGCGGTATTGCCATCCTGATCAGCAACTACGGCATGGGCTACGTGGCGCGCAACGTGGTGCAGTCCATGCAGCGCGACGTGTTCGCCGCCTACCTGCGCCTGCCTGCGTCGTTCTTCGGCAGCGAGCACTCTGGCCATCAGGTCTCGCGCATCACCTACACCAGCGAGCAGGTCGCCGGCGCATCCACCGATGCGCTGAAGGTGGCAGTGACGGAGAGCATCACCGTCATCAGCATGATCGTGGTCATGCTGCACAATAGCGTGTACCTCACGACGGCCTTGTTGATCCTCGTGCCTGCCATCGTGCTCATCGCCTCGGCGGTGAGCCGTCGCTACCGCATGGTCAGCAGGCGCATCCAGGGCATGATGGGCTCGGTCACCGGTACGGTGGACGAAATGATCAAGGCCCATCGCGAGGTCCGCATCTATGGCGGGCAGAAGCAGGCCGACGAGCGCTTCCGGCAGGTGTCTGATCGCGCGCGCTACCTCAACATGAAGATCATCGCCACCAGCGCTGTCTCCGGTTCGTCCATCCAGACGGTGGCTTCGGTGGCGCTCGCAGGCATGGTGTTTCTGGCGTCGCGGCCATCGCAGATTGATCATATTTCGCCGGGCGTGTTCATTGCCGTGCTTACGGCCATGGGCGGCATGCTGTCGTCGCTGAAGCGCCTTACCAACGTGCAGTCCACCATGCAGACAGGCATCTCGGCGGCGGAGAACCTGTTCTCCCTGATGGACCTGCCGCCGGAAGTGGACCACGGTACCAAGGTGCTCGAACGCACCAAGGGCGACCTGCGCTTCGACAAGGTGGGCCTGGTCTATCCGCTGGGAGAATTCGAAGCCCTGGCAGGCGTGGACCTGTATTGCGCACCGGGTACGGTGACGGCCCTGGTGGGGCGTTCGGGCAGCGGCAAGAGCAGTCTGGTCAGCCTGCTGCCCCGCTTCAACGAGCCCAGCAGTGGACGCATCCTGCTCGACGGCGAGAACTACGAGAGCTACACGCTGGATTCGTTGCGCCGTCAGATCGCATGGGTGGGGCAGAACGTGGTGCTGTTCGACGGCACGGTGGCGGAGAACATCGCCTACGGTGAACTGGCTGGCGCCAGTGAACAGGACATCATTGCGGCTGCCACGGCCGCCCACGCGATGGAGTTCATCGCGGGCATGCCCGAGGGCATCCACAGTCCGATCGGCGAGGGCGGCAACCGCCTTTCTGGTGGGCAGCGGCAGCGCATCGCCATCGCGCGTGCCATCCTCAAGAATGCGCCGATCCTGGTGCTGGACGAAGCAACCAGCGCACTCGACACCGAGTCCGAGCGCCTGATTCAGCAGGCGCTGCAGGGCCTGATGCGCGACCGCACGACGCTGGTGATTGCTCACCGCTTGTCCACTATCGAGCACGCCGACCAGATCGCCGTGATGGATCATGGTCGCGTCGTCGAGCGCGGTAACCATGCCGAACTGCTGGCCCAGGGCGGGCAGTACGCCGCGTTGCATCGCATGCAGTTTCATAGCCAGCCCGGTGACTGA
- a CDS encoding MotA/TolQ/ExbB proton channel family protein gives MAGGWAMLPILICSAVALAIVLERCWTLRRSSVLPPGLGEEVRNWARSGQLDPNHLSTLANGSPLGELLASALAVRNRPRELIKERIEDTGRHVVHRMERYLNTLGTIALIGPLLGLLGTVIGLIRMFMEVMRGGVGDPMKMAGGIGEALICTATGLIVAIPAYVLHRYFRSKVAGYCVEMEKQATELLDELTVNQTSPAPRTRAPRVTTESSAS, from the coding sequence ATGGCTGGTGGCTGGGCAATGTTGCCCATCCTGATCTGTTCGGCGGTCGCGCTCGCGATCGTGTTGGAGCGTTGCTGGACCCTGCGCCGCTCATCCGTATTGCCGCCCGGCTTGGGCGAAGAAGTACGTAACTGGGCCCGTTCGGGGCAGTTGGATCCCAACCACCTGTCAACGCTGGCGAACGGGTCCCCGCTTGGCGAGCTGCTGGCGTCGGCGCTGGCCGTACGCAACCGTCCGCGCGAACTCATCAAGGAGCGCATCGAGGACACGGGGCGCCATGTCGTTCATCGCATGGAGCGTTACCTCAACACGCTCGGCACGATTGCGCTGATCGGTCCGCTGCTGGGTCTGCTGGGTACCGTCATCGGCCTGATCCGCATGTTCATGGAAGTGATGCGTGGTGGCGTGGGCGATCCCATGAAAATGGCGGGCGGCATCGGCGAAGCGCTGATCTGTACCGCCACGGGTCTGATCGTCGCTATTCCGGCCTATGTGCTGCATCGCTATTTCCGCTCCAAAGTGGCCGGTTACTGCGTCGAGATGGAGAAGCAGGCGACCGAACTGCTCGACGAGCTGACCGTCAACCAGACGTCGCCCGCACCGCGTACGCGCGCACCGCGCGTCACCACCGAGTCGAGCGCGAGCTGA
- a CDS encoding glycine zipper 2TM domain-containing protein produces MFTPRLAVLSLAALLAASPFAASAQSARNGVLVRNDGIYLRCDQCGTVEAIDQNITQGNDHSMAGTIIGGIAGGVLGNQVGKGKGNTLATVAGAVGGGYAGNRIGANSGRPNASYTLRIRMGNGGYSNVTVPDASAIRVGDMVQIDPQGNIARIQ; encoded by the coding sequence ATGTTCACCCCTCGCCTCGCCGTGTTGTCGCTGGCAGCCCTGCTGGCCGCCAGTCCGTTTGCCGCCAGCGCCCAGTCCGCGCGCAACGGCGTACTGGTCCGCAACGACGGCATTTATCTCCGCTGTGACCAGTGCGGCACGGTGGAAGCCATCGACCAGAACATTACCCAGGGCAACGATCACAGCATGGCTGGCACCATCATCGGCGGCATTGCCGGCGGCGTGCTGGGCAACCAGGTTGGCAAGGGCAAGGGCAACACCCTCGCTACCGTGGCTGGTGCTGTCGGCGGCGGTTACGCCGGCAACCGCATCGGCGCCAACAGTGGTCGCCCGAATGCCAGCTATACCTTGCGCATCCGCATGGGCAACGGCGGCTACAGCAACGTGACGGTGCCGGACGCCAGCGCTATTCGCGTGGGCGACATGGTGCAGATCGACCCGCAGGGCAACATCGCCCGCATCCAGTAA
- the lolD gene encoding lipoprotein-releasing ABC transporter ATP-binding protein LolD encodes MNKPMNNHNGVVMRASNIAKTYDEGDLKTDVLSDVSFTLNRSETLAIVGASGSGKSTLLHILGGLDTLTQGSVEVEGRNLSSLSDAERGRVRNRSMGFIYQFHHLLPEFTALENVCMPLLIRGVSISEAEQQASALLSRVGLGQRLHHKPAELSGGERQRSAVARALVTRPAVVLGDEPTGNLDETNAAQVYDLMIELNREIGTSFILVTHDNRLAARMDRTLELHNGQLIDKVFA; translated from the coding sequence ATGAATAAGCCGATGAATAACCACAACGGCGTGGTGATGCGCGCCAGCAACATCGCCAAGACGTACGACGAAGGCGACCTGAAGACCGACGTGCTGTCCGATGTCAGCTTTACGCTGAATCGCAGCGAGACGTTGGCCATCGTGGGCGCCTCCGGCTCAGGCAAGAGCACGTTGCTGCACATCCTTGGCGGGCTGGATACGCTCACGCAGGGTTCGGTAGAGGTGGAGGGACGCAACCTGTCCAGCCTCTCCGACGCCGAGCGCGGTCGTGTGCGTAACCGCTCGATGGGCTTCATTTATCAGTTCCATCATCTGCTGCCCGAGTTCACAGCGCTGGAGAACGTCTGCATGCCGTTGCTGATCCGCGGCGTGTCGATCAGTGAGGCGGAACAGCAGGCCTCGGCACTGCTGAGCCGCGTGGGCCTGGGCCAGCGTCTGCATCACAAGCCTGCAGAGCTTTCCGGTGGTGAACGCCAGCGGAGCGCGGTCGCGCGCGCGCTGGTGACGCGACCGGCCGTGGTGCTGGGCGACGAGCCGACCGGCAATCTCGACGAAACCAATGCTGCGCAGGTGTATGACCTGATGATCGAACTCAATCGCGAGATCGGCACCAGCTTCATTCTGGTGACGCACGACAATCGCCTGGCTGCGCGTATGGATCGCACGCTCGAACTGCACAACGGCCAACTGATCGACAAGGTTTTCGCCTGA
- the lpxK gene encoding tetraacyldisaccharide 4'-kinase, with amino-acid sequence MTLAERLESAWYGTAHAPWWTGPLSWLYGALTSCRRGLYRLGVLRSVRLPVPVVVIGNLSVGGTGKTPLTIALAEALRKRGYTPGVVSRGYGGTQKEPLLLGDLPDPSRVGDEPCLIRASGVPVAVGRDRTAAAKLLLEAGCDLVIADDGLQHYALARDLEICVIDGVRRFGNGRLLPAGPLREPMSRLQKVGYRVCNGGVVAPGDVPMELRGGTVRALVDEHTKPLTEFAGQTVHAVAAIGHPVRFFASLRSQGLQVIEHAFPDHHAFVPDDLSFGDDRPVLMTEKDAVKCRAFAQPHWWSVPVRAVLPPAFFDDIETRLRRDGH; translated from the coding sequence ATGACGCTGGCCGAACGGCTCGAATCGGCATGGTATGGAACGGCGCATGCGCCGTGGTGGACTGGGCCGCTCTCGTGGCTCTATGGCGCGCTGACCAGTTGTCGGCGCGGCCTGTATCGTCTGGGTGTGCTGCGCAGCGTGCGCCTGCCGGTCCCGGTGGTGGTCATCGGCAATTTGAGCGTTGGCGGCACCGGCAAGACGCCGCTAACCATTGCCCTGGCCGAGGCACTGCGCAAGCGCGGCTATACGCCGGGCGTGGTAAGCCGTGGCTACGGTGGTACGCAGAAGGAACCCCTGTTGCTGGGTGACCTGCCTGACCCCTCGCGCGTTGGTGACGAGCCTTGCCTTATTCGCGCCAGTGGCGTGCCAGTGGCGGTGGGGCGTGATCGTACGGCGGCGGCGAAGCTGCTGCTTGAGGCGGGTTGCGACCTGGTGATCGCCGACGATGGCCTGCAGCATTACGCGCTGGCTCGCGATCTTGAAATTTGTGTCATCGATGGTGTGCGCCGTTTCGGCAACGGCCGATTGCTGCCGGCAGGGCCGCTACGCGAGCCGATGTCGCGGCTGCAGAAGGTGGGTTACCGCGTCTGCAACGGCGGTGTGGTGGCGCCAGGCGATGTGCCGATGGAGCTTCGCGGTGGCACCGTGCGCGCGTTGGTGGACGAACATACCAAGCCGCTGACGGAGTTCGCCGGACAAACCGTACACGCGGTGGCTGCCATCGGGCATCCCGTGCGCTTCTTTGCAAGCCTGCGCTCTCAGGGACTGCAGGTGATCGAGCATGCTTTTCCCGACCACCACGCGTTCGTGCCGGATGATCTTTCGTTTGGCGATGATCGGCCTGTGCTGATGACCGAGAAAGATGCGGTGAAGTGCCGGGCTTTCGCGCAGCCCCACTGGTGGTCGGTGCCCGTGCGGGCGGTATTGCCACCTGCTTTCTTCGACGACATCGAGACGCGCCTACGACGTGACGGGCATTGA